In Helicobacter sp. 'house sparrow 1', one DNA window encodes the following:
- the bioD gene encoding dethiobiotin synthase, whose protein sequence is MQICVAGCHTNVGKTYTSAMLCSVLKYDYFKIIQAGLPKDSEVIKKFSPNTSIYPEGILLQTPASPHIGMKVENISYDGLKISLPPSKNLIIETAGGLYTPIDSKNCMIDFIQEHKLQTILVGSHYLGSINHILLSINALKNKNIKILSLIISGDIDEEMDDFIKKQVDIKIIHLPFYNEANLNEIKNSFKEALKKSFNTSFC, encoded by the coding sequence ATGCAAATTTGTGTTGCTGGTTGCCATACCAATGTTGGTAAAACTTATACAAGTGCAATGCTTTGCTCTGTTTTAAAATATGATTATTTTAAAATTATTCAAGCAGGTTTGCCAAAGGATTCTGAAGTGATTAAGAAGTTTTCACCAAATACATCAATTTATCCCGAAGGTATTTTACTTCAAACTCCTGCATCTCCACATATTGGAATGAAAGTTGAAAATATTTCCTATGATGGTCTTAAAATTTCTTTGCCACCAAGCAAGAATCTTATTATAGAAACTGCTGGGGGGCTTTATACTCCTATTGATTCTAAAAATTGTATGATTGATTTTATCCAAGAACATAAACTTCAAACTATACTTGTAGGGAGTCACTATCTTGGATCTATCAATCATATACTCTTAAGTATCAATGCCTTAAAAAATAAGAATATAAAAATTCTGTCTTTAATAATAAGTGGGGATATAGATGAAGAGATGGATGATTTTATAAAAAAGCAGGTGGATATCAAAATCATTCACCTACCTTTTTATAATGAAGCAAACCTTAATGAAATAAAAAATAGTTTTAAAGAAGCATTAAAAAAGTCTTTTAATACTTCTTTTTGTTAA
- a CDS encoding methyl-accepting chemotaxis protein, with the protein MKSIKLKLTLILVLVMVLAFAIIGTLSYKSTKNIALAQTIKDHTNTLKMADIPLESANLKVIASIQRLFKQLDSVPEDVFFNQKRALDAIGPMLKPFRQGGDFLGVYFALNNGEVIISNKDIDDKNLLYGIFGKSDNYDARTREWYKNVLRKKKLIVTPAYIDNATGEFCFTYAVPIYRNGKLLGVLGVDDGISALQRSFDKMPGHLVAMDRNKMPFVSTLKDEILKENKDFASLYNMAMKRENLKPFVFIDKDKNKMMAICQRSNSSGDQGMRVVCSIENLTKVMEPIERDARMQIILAVMIATIGALLVYGVVYYLLKPVGIIQSGLNEFFDYLGHKKQNVAKIQVSTNDEFGDMARTLNANIDETRKMLEQDSKAVLQSVEMAKKIEAGDLSARIIEKPANPQLIELKEVLNEMLDILQKKVGNNLNEISRVFDSYMKLDFTTEIKDAKGSVELVANALGDEIRKMLQASGEFAKSLNVASNDLFKAIHSLNSASNMQAQSLTQTTHSIQEITQAMLQINEKTNQVITQSEDIKLVIGIIRDIAEQTNLLALNAAIEAARAGEHGRGFAVVADEVRKLAERTQKSLGEIEANTNILIESINEVGTSISNQSNSISQINDVIIQLQNTTQDNLSIANDSSKISTQVNQIAEEILADINKKKY; encoded by the coding sequence ATGAAAAGTATTAAGTTAAAACTAACACTAATATTAGTGTTAGTTATGGTGCTAGCATTTGCAATTATAGGGACACTATCTTATAAATCTACAAAAAATATAGCTTTAGCTCAAACCATCAAAGATCATACCAATACACTTAAGATGGCAGATATCCCTTTAGAGTCTGCAAATCTTAAGGTTATTGCAAGTATTCAAAGATTATTTAAACAGCTTGATAGTGTCCCTGAAGATGTTTTTTTCAATCAGAAAAGAGCTCTAGATGCAATAGGGCCTATGTTAAAGCCCTTTAGACAGGGTGGAGATTTTCTTGGTGTGTATTTTGCTCTTAATAATGGAGAGGTGATTATTAGCAATAAGGATATAGATGATAAAAATCTCTTGTATGGAATCTTTGGTAAGTCTGATAATTATGATGCAAGAACAAGAGAGTGGTATAAAAATGTTTTAAGAAAAAAGAAATTAATTGTCACTCCTGCATATATTGACAATGCTACCGGTGAGTTTTGCTTTACCTATGCTGTTCCTATTTATAGAAATGGCAAGTTATTAGGAGTATTGGGAGTAGATGATGGGATTTCTGCACTTCAGAGAAGTTTTGACAAGATGCCAGGGCATTTAGTTGCAATGGATAGAAATAAAATGCCTTTTGTATCTACACTTAAAGATGAAATATTAAAAGAAAATAAGGATTTTGCTTCACTTTATAATATGGCGATGAAGCGTGAGAATCTAAAGCCATTTGTTTTTATAGACAAAGATAAAAATAAAATGATGGCAATTTGTCAGCGTTCAAATTCTAGTGGCGATCAAGGAATGCGTGTTGTTTGTAGCATAGAGAATCTTACAAAGGTAATGGAGCCCATTGAAAGAGATGCAAGAATGCAAATCATACTCGCAGTAATGATAGCAACTATCGGAGCTCTTTTAGTATATGGAGTTGTTTATTATCTTCTAAAGCCAGTAGGGATAATACAAAGTGGTCTCAATGAGTTTTTTGATTATTTAGGACACAAAAAGCAAAATGTTGCAAAGATACAAGTTAGCACAAATGATGAATTTGGAGATATGGCAAGAACTCTAAATGCCAATATTGATGAAACAAGAAAAATGTTAGAGCAAGATTCTAAGGCTGTGTTGCAATCTGTGGAGATGGCTAAAAAGATTGAAGCAGGTGATCTTAGTGCTAGAATTATTGAAAAGCCGGCAAATCCTCAACTCATAGAGTTAAAAGAAGTTTTAAATGAGATGCTTGATATATTACAAAAGAAAGTAGGAAATAATTTAAATGAGATTTCACGAGTTTTTGATTCTTATATGAAGCTTGATTTTACAACTGAAATAAAAGATGCAAAAGGAAGCGTAGAGCTTGTTGCTAATGCTCTAGGAGATGAGATAAGAAAAATGCTACAAGCATCAGGAGAGTTTGCAAAGAGTTTAAATGTAGCTTCAAATGATTTGTTTAAAGCAATCCATAGCTTAAACTCAGCTTCAAATATGCAAGCACAGTCACTCACACAAACAACCCACTCAATTCAAGAGATTACCCAAGCAATGTTGCAAATCAATGAAAAGACAAATCAAGTTATTACGCAGTCTGAGGATATTAAGCTTGTGATTGGGATTATTAGAGATATTGCAGAACAAACTAATCTTTTAGCACTTAATGCAGCAATTGAAGCAGCCAGAGCAGGAGAACACGGAAGAGGTTTTGCTGTAGTAGCAGATGAAGTGAGAAAACTTGCAGAGAGAACACAAAAAAGCCTAGGAGAAATTGAAGCCAATACTAATATTCTCATAGAATCTATTAATGAGGTAGGAACTTCTATTTCAAATCAATCAAATAGTATTTCTCAAATTAATGATGTAATCATACAGCTACAAAATACAACACAAGATAATCTTAGCATTGCAAATGATTCATCAAAAATCAGTACGCAAGTAAATCAAATTGCAGAAGAAATACTTGCTGATATTAACAAAAAGAAGTATTAA
- a CDS encoding aminotransferase class I/II-fold pyridoxal phosphate-dependent enzyme, producing the protein MQEKVKLILDELEKTFSYRDILPMRHDKNFIYVGDKRLVNFSSNDYLGIAQSKHFTKKFFDQLDLHRIPPSSSSSRILTGSFEIFERFEYFLQHLYAPKKALLFNSGYHANMGAIDCLARISNTLFLTDSSMHASVFDGLRISHARFKRFAHNNMQDLGVLLEKYHREYDHIVILSEGIFSMDGDVCDIKQLVEFKKQYPNVLLYIDEAHSIGTYGKNLLGVCKNANLIEMVDFLILGFGKAIGSSGGCVICDDVFRKYFINKARTLIYSTAMAPTNIAFSLFVFQNLLHFKPQQKKLLKLAKFLKQGLRDKNIDFIGDVHIICLMTYDNKKTLELSQKLFDKGFFAPAIRFPSVPENQSRIRISLTANLTQQNITNLLECL; encoded by the coding sequence ATGCAAGAAAAGGTAAAACTCATACTCGATGAACTCGAGAAAACTTTTAGCTATCGTGATATTCTCCCTATGAGACACGATAAAAATTTTATTTATGTTGGGGATAAAAGACTAGTAAATTTTTCATCAAATGATTATTTAGGAATTGCGCAAAGTAAGCACTTTACCAAAAAGTTTTTTGATCAGCTGGATTTACACAGAATCCCTCCATCTAGCTCCTCATCTAGGATACTAACAGGAAGCTTTGAAATTTTTGAGAGATTTGAATACTTTCTGCAGCATCTTTATGCTCCAAAAAAGGCTCTTCTTTTTAATAGTGGTTATCACGCTAATATGGGAGCTATTGATTGTCTTGCAAGAATCTCAAATACTCTTTTTTTGACAGATTCCTCTATGCACGCAAGCGTCTTTGATGGTCTTAGAATCTCGCACGCTAGGTTTAAACGCTTCGCTCATAATAATATGCAAGATCTTGGGGTGCTTTTAGAGAAATACCATCGTGAATATGACCATATAGTTATTTTAAGCGAGGGTATTTTTAGTATGGATGGAGATGTCTGTGATATCAAACAATTAGTAGAATTTAAAAAGCAATATCCAAATGTATTGCTTTATATTGATGAGGCTCATAGTATTGGAACCTATGGCAAGAATCTCTTAGGGGTATGTAAAAATGCCAACCTGATAGAAATGGTTGATTTTTTAATTCTTGGTTTTGGTAAAGCAATAGGTTCATCTGGTGGGTGTGTAATTTGTGATGATGTTTTTAGAAAATATTTTATTAATAAAGCAAGAACACTAATTTATTCTACCGCTATGGCACCTACTAATATTGCTTTTTCTTTGTTTGTTTTTCAAAATCTTTTACATTTTAAACCACAGCAAAAAAAGCTACTAAAACTTGCAAAGTTTTTAAAACAAGGACTTAGAGACAAAAACATTGATTTTATTGGGGATGTTCATATCATATGCCTGATGACCTATGATAACAAAAAAACTCTAGAACTCTCACAAAAGCTATTTGATAAGGGATTCTTTGCTCCTGCAATCAGATTTCCAAGTGTCCCTGAAAATCAATCTAGAATTCGTATTTCTCTAACTGCTAATCTAACACAACAAAATATTACAAATTTGTTAGAGTGTTTATGA
- the cas1 gene encoding type II CRISPR-associated endonuclease Cas1, with product MFEESYRTLFLSTPAKLSCKNNSLQILQEGKVVVIPLKDISVIVIDTPQIALSSSLLSIFADYKILVFVSDASHIPNGIFMPFLPHYRGAKVLQDQIKIKQQLKSILWQKIIQQKIYNQAQLLILENKIAVAQKILLLQKGVKLNDSTNNESKASMIYFPALFGRGFSRGDFCAINSALNYGYAIIRGILARNIVASGLLPSLGLNHHNQFNPYNLADDLIEPFRVFVDSKVARMKFSNILSLENRVELVNIINAKVLLNKKFYPMYRVITRVVWSLAKSIQEKENYLELPIFSKDSNGREIYESFGDV from the coding sequence ATGTTTGAAGAATCCTACCGCACTCTTTTTCTTAGCACCCCTGCTAAGCTCTCTTGTAAGAATAATTCCTTGCAGATTCTACAAGAGGGTAAGGTTGTTGTAATTCCATTGAAAGATATTTCAGTAATTGTGATAGATACTCCCCAAATTGCTTTAAGTTCTAGTTTGCTAAGTATTTTTGCAGATTATAAGATTTTAGTTTTTGTAAGCGATGCTTCACATATTCCAAATGGGATTTTTATGCCATTTCTTCCGCATTATAGAGGTGCAAAAGTATTGCAAGATCAAATTAAAATAAAACAGCAATTAAAATCAATCTTGTGGCAAAAAATTATTCAACAAAAAATCTATAATCAAGCACAGCTTCTTATTTTAGAGAATAAAATTGCAGTGGCACAAAAGATTTTGTTGTTACAAAAAGGAGTAAAGCTAAATGATAGCACAAACAACGAATCTAAAGCTTCTATGATCTACTTTCCTGCATTATTTGGTAGGGGTTTTAGTAGAGGGGATTTTTGTGCTATTAATTCTGCGTTAAATTATGGTTATGCAATTATTAGAGGAATCCTTGCTAGAAATATTGTAGCATCAGGTTTGCTACCATCATTAGGGTTAAATCATCATAATCAATTTAATCCCTATAATCTTGCAGATGATTTGATAGAGCCTTTTAGAGTCTTTGTGGATTCTAAAGTAGCAAGAATGAAATTTTCTAATATATTGAGTTTAGAAAATAGGGTAGAGTTGGTAAATATCATTAATGCAAAAGTTTTACTAAATAAAAAATTTTATCCGATGTATAGAGTAATTACGCGTGTAGTATGGAGTTTGGCAAAGTCCATACAGGAAAAAGAAAATTATTTAGAATTGCCTATTTTTAGCAAGGATAGCAATGGAAGAGAAATTTATGAGAGTTTTGGTGATGTTTGA
- a CDS encoding methyltransferase domain-containing protein, which yields MQSIAKKFFRVRDFYEENAIVQDHMQNKLLAFLLQKKFHSILEIGCGVGSFTKKIINVLEFDSLICSDLEDYGNYLPSEASFLLLDANEIHKINQSFDLIISNACIQWLDQEKFFLNLEKISLKGTTLVLGSFGKDNLKEIKQHTSIGLSYFSLKEYQSLLQEKWQILYLEEEIFPINFKSPLQAFRHLKFTGVNSLDSNHKLTKKSLKIFEDKFKNTITYHPIYIIAKKL from the coding sequence TTGCAATCTATAGCAAAAAAGTTTTTTAGAGTTAGAGATTTTTATGAAGAGAATGCTATTGTACAAGATCATATGCAAAATAAACTCCTTGCATTCCTTTTGCAAAAAAAATTTCATTCTATCCTTGAAATTGGTTGTGGTGTAGGAAGTTTTACAAAAAAGATAATCAATGTCTTAGAATTTGACTCTCTTATCTGTAGTGATCTTGAAGACTATGGGAATTACCTGCCTTCTGAGGCTTCCTTTTTACTTTTAGATGCAAATGAGATTCATAAAATTAATCAGTCCTTTGATCTTATCATATCCAATGCTTGTATTCAGTGGCTAGATCAAGAAAAATTCTTTTTAAATCTTGAAAAAATAAGTCTCAAAGGGACTACTCTGGTTTTAGGTAGTTTTGGTAAAGACAATCTCAAAGAAATCAAACAACACACTTCTATTGGGCTATCCTATTTTTCCCTAAAAGAATATCAAAGCCTACTCCAAGAGAAATGGCAAATCTTGTATTTGGAAGAGGAGATTTTTCCTATCAATTTTAAAAGCCCACTACAAGCTTTTAGACACCTTAAATTTACAGGAGTAAATTCTCTTGATTCCAATCATAAACTCACAAAAAAATCTCTAAAAATTTTTGAGGATAAATTTAAAAATACTATTACCTATCATCCTATCTACATTATTGCAAAAAAACTCTAG
- a CDS encoding pimeloyl-ACP methyl esterase BioG family protein: MKVEILNSLDYQEAIVFFSGFGNPKEFFSHLTKGQKTIVFVSDYQDNSLDLSFLKDKKITLVAWSMGVAIANRFLPNNLEIKKRVAINGTLEGIHPSKGISPAVFRYTIKHFDLEKFKANLFGDDLPQAVNFNFHHLESLIKELENLYNTLTTIPYYPQKWDRAIVSIDDKIFASKNQIRSWETCQIIKKNAPHFVFLNFKSWDDFCNL, encoded by the coding sequence ATGAAAGTAGAAATATTAAATTCTTTAGACTATCAAGAAGCTATTGTCTTTTTTTCTGGATTTGGGAATCCAAAAGAGTTTTTTAGCCATCTTACAAAAGGTCAAAAAACCATTGTTTTTGTTTCTGATTATCAGGACAATAGCCTTGATCTCTCTTTTTTAAAAGACAAGAAGATTACTCTGGTTGCTTGGTCTATGGGTGTTGCTATTGCAAATAGATTCTTGCCAAATAACTTAGAGATTAAAAAAAGGGTTGCTATTAATGGGACGCTAGAAGGGATCCACCCATCAAAAGGGATCTCTCCTGCAGTGTTTAGATACACAATCAAACATTTTGATTTAGAAAAATTTAAGGCAAACCTCTTTGGAGATGACTTACCACAAGCAGTAAATTTTAATTTTCATCATCTAGAGTCTTTAATTAAAGAATTAGAAAATCTCTACAATACTCTAACAACGATCCCTTATTATCCTCAAAAATGGGACAGAGCTATTGTTAGCATTGATGATAAAATTTTTGCCTCAAAAAATCAAATCAGATCCTGGGAAACTTGCCAAATCATCAAAAAAAATGCACCCCATTTTGTTTTTTTAAATTTTAAAAGCTGGGATGATTTTTGCAATCTATAG
- the cas9 gene encoding type II CRISPR RNA-guided endonuclease Cas9 (Cas9, originally named Csn1, is the large, multifunctional signature protein of type II CRISPR/Cas systems. It is well known even to general audiences because its RNA-guided endonuclease activity has made it a popular tool for custom editing of eukaryotic genomes.) — protein MGIKTLGVDIGIASIGWALIEQNEKDIDIIDSGVRIFTKAEHPKDKSSLALPRRIARGARRRNQRRKARILQVKKYLIKALNLPSNLFFAKEDSLPPIFETSKDFISPWQLRLEALKRKLKNEELARVILHITKRRGYDDITYGLEDSDSGKILKAINENRKELLEGKYETIGSMMCEKYFQKKRKDSSKFEFCNVRNRGEENYNRCIGRSDLKEELEIILERQKKFGNEMITQEFERELLGDRDAKSKQKLEGLIFYQRPLKSFEDKVGKCQFFATKERACKNSPSAERFVALTKILNTLLYISKETGIVWDKPAMIAQILEKAKSKKRGINYQELREMLELPQEFQFRDLVYESDKTESKTFIALENTLKLLAANPDICLKTQDEIAQILGKNKDWEKIARDLASLGLTKEQIQNIKTAKLSFSKHLNLSLEALGHLIPLMEKGIRYDEALKILEDQKIIIPRKALEQDFLPPLKEIAKQDSYFDITNPVVNRALSEFRKVFNAIVKKHGSFHYLNIELAREVGLSKKQRGDLEKSQKDNEAINLQAIQEMKKHNLTKNDILKFKLWILQNEQCIYSGKKITIQHLLDEKMLDIDHYFPLSRSLDDSQMNKVLCFRDENQNKLNKTPFEFFGSDEKRWNEFVARVFSTKYDKKKKMRIISKSFKERKSGEKIDFLTRNLVDTGYINRVVSLYVKNYFKFLPLDSKRDRIRVVSGSLTSAMRSYWGLVSKNRDHHLHHAQDAIIIACINDSVIQKYSKFLQDRELAYKETDYKIQKLNKDGDYMTKLKLRYPIPDFKIKIEESIKKIIVSHNVSQKISGALHKETIRKRSEYYKRFGGEIGLQKAIKYGKVREVNGGIVDNGEMVRVDIFRSKDRGLFYVVPVYTFDFAKKILPNRAIVSGKNKDGVIKDWIEMNENYDFCFSLFKNDCVLIQAKGMQEPILAIYKSTDTRNASLSFEHLSKYELKNESEEIFFKKENKKLFSKTECGIQKLQVFKKVKISPLGEIKELGEMKRVGIINKNV, from the coding sequence ATGGGTATCAAGACTCTAGGGGTTGATATAGGGATTGCAAGCATAGGTTGGGCATTAATTGAGCAAAATGAAAAAGATATTGATATTATTGATAGTGGAGTTAGAATTTTCACCAAGGCAGAACATCCCAAGGATAAAAGCTCTCTAGCTCTACCAAGAAGGATAGCAAGAGGTGCAAGAAGAAGAAACCAACGCAGAAAAGCCAGAATCTTACAGGTAAAAAAATATCTAATAAAGGCATTAAATTTACCATCAAATCTTTTCTTTGCAAAAGAAGATTCCTTGCCTCCTATTTTTGAAACTTCTAAAGACTTTATATCTCCGTGGCAATTACGACTAGAGGCCTTAAAAAGAAAGCTAAAAAATGAAGAATTAGCTAGAGTGATTTTGCATATCACAAAGCGCAGGGGATATGATGATATTACCTATGGACTAGAAGATTCAGATAGTGGTAAAATCTTAAAAGCAATTAATGAAAACAGAAAAGAACTATTAGAGGGAAAATATGAAACCATTGGTTCAATGATGTGTGAGAAGTATTTTCAAAAAAAGCGCAAGGATTCTTCAAAGTTTGAATTTTGCAATGTAAGAAATAGAGGTGAGGAAAATTATAATCGTTGTATAGGAAGAAGCGATCTTAAAGAAGAGTTGGAAATCATTCTTGAAAGACAAAAAAAATTTGGCAATGAAATGATTACTCAAGAATTTGAAAGAGAATTATTAGGAGATAGGGATGCTAAAAGTAAGCAGAAGTTAGAAGGGCTTATTTTTTACCAGCGTCCTTTAAAGAGTTTTGAAGACAAGGTGGGGAAATGTCAGTTTTTTGCGACAAAAGAGAGAGCTTGTAAAAATTCTCCTAGTGCAGAAAGATTTGTTGCTCTAACAAAAATTTTAAATACATTGCTTTATATTAGTAAAGAAACGGGGATTGTATGGGATAAACCAGCAATGATTGCTCAAATTTTAGAGAAAGCAAAATCCAAAAAAAGAGGGATAAATTATCAAGAGCTTAGAGAAATGTTAGAGCTTCCACAAGAATTTCAATTTAGGGATTTAGTATATGAGAGTGATAAAACAGAAAGCAAAACCTTCATAGCTTTAGAAAATACCCTAAAGCTTTTAGCAGCAAATCCAGATATTTGCCTCAAAACTCAAGATGAGATTGCACAGATTTTAGGAAAAAATAAGGATTGGGAAAAAATTGCTAGGGATTTGGCTAGTTTGGGATTAACAAAAGAACAGATACAAAACATAAAGACTGCCAAACTTAGTTTTAGTAAGCATTTAAATCTAAGCTTAGAAGCATTAGGGCATTTGATTCCATTGATGGAAAAAGGAATAAGATATGATGAAGCACTAAAGATTTTAGAGGATCAAAAAATTATCATTCCACGCAAGGCTTTGGAGCAAGATTTTCTTCCTCCTTTAAAAGAGATTGCAAAACAAGATAGTTATTTTGATATTACAAATCCTGTGGTAAATCGTGCTTTGAGTGAGTTTAGAAAGGTTTTTAATGCCATTGTAAAAAAACACGGGAGCTTTCATTATCTAAATATTGAGCTTGCTAGAGAAGTGGGATTGAGTAAAAAACAAAGAGGTGATTTAGAAAAGAGCCAAAAGGACAATGAGGCGATAAATTTACAAGCAATCCAAGAAATGAAAAAACATAATCTCACCAAAAATGACATTTTGAAATTTAAACTTTGGATTTTACAAAATGAGCAATGTATCTATTCTGGAAAAAAAATTACAATACAACATCTGCTTGATGAAAAAATGTTAGATATTGATCACTATTTTCCATTAAGTCGTAGTTTGGATGATTCTCAGATGAATAAAGTATTGTGTTTTAGAGATGAAAATCAAAATAAGCTAAATAAAACCCCTTTTGAGTTTTTTGGATCTGATGAAAAAAGATGGAATGAGTTTGTGGCTCGTGTATTTAGCACTAAATATGATAAAAAGAAGAAAATGAGAATTATTAGTAAATCTTTTAAAGAGAGAAAGAGCGGAGAAAAAATAGATTTTCTTACAAGGAATCTGGTAGATACAGGATACATCAATCGAGTTGTTAGCCTTTATGTAAAAAATTATTTTAAGTTTTTGCCATTAGATTCTAAGAGAGATCGCATTAGGGTTGTTTCAGGCTCTTTAACCTCTGCAATGAGAAGTTATTGGGGTTTGGTGAGTAAAAATAGAGATCATCATCTGCACCATGCACAAGATGCTATCATTATTGCTTGTATTAATGATTCTGTAATACAAAAATACTCTAAATTTTTGCAAGATAGAGAGCTTGCTTATAAAGAAACTGATTATAAAATCCAAAAACTTAATAAAGATGGGGATTATATGACAAAGCTTAAGTTGCGTTATCCCATACCAGACTTCAAAATAAAAATAGAAGAAAGTATCAAAAAAATTATAGTATCACATAATGTTTCTCAAAAAATTAGTGGAGCATTGCACAAGGAAACAATTAGAAAAAGAAGTGAATACTATAAAAGATTTGGTGGAGAGATAGGATTACAAAAAGCCATAAAATATGGCAAAGTAAGGGAGGTTAATGGAGGAATTGTAGATAATGGGGAGATGGTAAGAGTAGATATTTTTAGAAGTAAGGATAGGGGATTGTTTTATGTAGTGCCAGTTTATACTTTTGATTTTGCCAAAAAAATACTGCCAAATAGAGCAATTGTTTCAGGAAAAAATAAAGATGGAGTAATAAAAGATTGGATAGAGATGAATGAGAATTATGATTTTTGCTTTTCACTTTTTAAGAATGATTGTGTATTGATTCAAGCAAAAGGTATGCAAGAGCCAATTTTGGCAATTTATAAAAGTACAGATACTAGAAATGCATCTCTTTCTTTTGAACATTTAAGCAAATATGAGCTTAAAAATGAAAGCGAAGAGATATTTTTTAAAAAAGAAAATAAAAAACTTTTTTCAAAAACAGAATGTGGTATCCAAAAACTACAAGTCTTTAAAAAAGTAAAAATTTCTCCACTTGGAGAAATAAAAGAATTGGGAGAAATGAAGAGAGTGGGGATTATTAACAAAAATGTTTGA
- a CDS encoding adenosylmethionine--8-amino-7-oxononanoate transaminase: MQDNMTQQDLLHIWHPCTQMKDHEKIPLIPIKRGRGVYLYDFNDKGYIDGISSWWVNLFGHCNPYISQKLKEQIDTLEHVLLAGFTHSPIIELSSRICSLLPKELTKCFYADNGSSAVEVALKMSFHKNLLNGKKKDKFIALENAYHGETLGALSVGNVKLYKDTYKDLLLECFHTPVPNTQDYELELKKFKELIQKHHQEICAFILEPIVQCAGNMHIYSEDFIKESVQFAQEYDIDVIFDEIAVGFGRAGSMFAFEQCGVVPDFLCLSKGITGGYLPLSVVVTKEKIYQHFYAPYEEQKAFLHSHSYTGNPLACSCANAVLDIFEKNNVIKENQKTATYIFSQLQKLESFHQISNLRYKGMIFAFELKSTKSNRVGIEFFQEALKRGVILRPLGNTIYFMPPYTITRQEIDFVVDCIIDIVQKVVF, encoded by the coding sequence ATGCAAGATAATATGACACAACAGGATTTGTTACATATTTGGCATCCTTGTACACAAATGAAAGATCATGAGAAGATTCCTTTAATACCTATTAAGAGAGGTAGGGGAGTTTATTTGTATGATTTTAATGATAAAGGCTATATTGATGGAATTAGTAGCTGGTGGGTTAATTTATTTGGGCATTGCAATCCCTATATCAGTCAAAAGTTAAAAGAACAAATTGATACTTTAGAACATGTGCTACTAGCAGGATTTACTCATAGTCCAATTATTGAGCTTTCTTCTAGAATCTGTAGTTTATTACCCAAAGAATTAACTAAATGCTTTTATGCAGATAATGGATCTTCGGCAGTTGAAGTTGCCTTAAAGATGAGTTTTCACAAAAATTTATTAAATGGTAAGAAAAAAGATAAATTTATTGCCCTAGAAAATGCTTACCACGGCGAAACCCTGGGAGCTTTGAGTGTAGGGAATGTTAAGCTTTATAAAGATACTTATAAAGATTTATTATTAGAATGTTTTCATACACCTGTTCCAAATACACAAGACTATGAACTAGAGCTAAAAAAGTTTAAAGAACTAATTCAAAAACATCATCAAGAAATTTGTGCTTTTATTCTTGAACCTATTGTGCAATGTGCAGGTAATATGCATATTTATAGTGAGGATTTTATAAAAGAGAGTGTGCAGTTTGCACAAGAGTATGATATTGATGTGATTTTTGATGAGATTGCAGTGGGGTTTGGAAGAGCTGGGAGTATGTTTGCTTTTGAGCAATGTGGAGTGGTTCCTGATTTTCTTTGCCTATCTAAGGGGATTACAGGAGGATATTTACCACTTTCTGTTGTTGTAACAAAAGAAAAAATTTATCAACACTTTTATGCCCCTTATGAAGAGCAAAAGGCTTTTTTGCATTCTCATAGTTATACGGGCAATCCTTTAGCTTGTTCTTGTGCTAATGCAGTTTTAGATATTTTTGAAAAAAATAATGTGATAAAAGAAAATCAGAAGACTGCAACATATATCTTTTCACAACTGCAGAAATTAGAATCTTTTCATCAAATATCAAATCTAAGATATAAGGGGATGATTTTTGCATTTGAGTTAAAAAGTACAAAGTCTAATCGTGTAGGAATAGAATTTTTTCAAGAGGCCCTAAAAAGAGGAGTGATATTGCGACCATTGGGTAATACAATCTATTTTATGCCTCCATATACCATTACAAGACAAGAAATAGATTTTGTAGTAGATTGCATCATTGATATTGTGCAAAAGGTGGTTTTTTAG